The segment GGCTCGGGCAATTGCTCAGAACCTCGATGAGCTCGATCTCCATGTCACCTAGATAGCCAATGGCAGTGCGCATCTCGACGGGCTCCTCCATGCCGCGTACCTTGCAGGTATCGGGCACGTTTACGCCCAGGTCTATGAACGGTCCTGCCCCCAGTAGGCCATGGAATAGCTCGGCCGTCTCCTCGATGCTCTCGACGTAATAGCCCAGCTGCTTGATTCCGTAGGTACCAAATAGCTTGTTGTCCATATGCCTGTCCCCCTCACAAGAGCAAAGGCCGCCGCATTTCCAGCGGCGGCCCCCAGGTTCTCGTGCATCTACACAAACGCGACGTCTCCGAGGCCCTTGTCCTCCTTGATGGTATCAACCTCACGGAAGGCCCTCTTGCCGTCCTTCTCGAAGTCGACACGCCACTCGGCGGCGGGCAGGTCCTCCAGCCAGAAGTCGCCCCAATCATCGGTCATGGTCGTGAACTCGCCCTCGGCCCACGAAGCCGTGACCTTGGCGCCCACGACGACCTCCTCGGTGTCCGGGTCGTAGAGCGTGCCGGCAATGAAGCGCTTGGGGAGCTTCGTGTAGTACACGTGCGGGTCGGTCTTGTACTCGGGGTGCAGGACCTCCATGTCCTCAAGGTCGAAGTCCTCGGCCTCACCGAAGCGGATGACGTCCAGGTGGCAGTTGTCCACGCAGCGCGGGGTGCGGATGGGCTGCTCGGGGTCGTCGATGAGGTGCGCGCAGCCCGTGCACTTCTGAGGAATCTCGAGCTCCTCGTTCCAGTAGATCACATCGTACGGGCACGCGTCCACGATCTGCTTCTGGCCCTTGGCCTTGACCGGGTCGATGATGACCAGGCCGTCGTCGCGGCGGTAGACCGCGTCGTTTTGCGCAGCCTTGATGCACGGAGCGTTGCCGCAGTGGTTGCACAGGCGCGGGGTGTAGCTTACGCGCACATGCGGCTTGTGCCCGCGTTCCTTCTGATCGACCTTCATCCAGAACTGGCCGATCTCGGGCTGGGACTCCGCGTACGGCATCCAGCAGTTGCCGCAATGCTCGTCCTTGCAGCCGATTTGGCAGTCATGGCAGCCGACGCAGCGGGTGGGATCAATGACAAATACCTTCATGTTGACCTCTCTTTACTTCTCGATGATCCACGAGTCACGGGTGATGCCGGTGGCCGGGTCATACTTGCGCTCGAACGCCTCCGGGTAGTCGCGCTTCCAGCCCTCGTACTCCTCGTCCGTGACCTTCTGAACCTCGGCGAGGTAGCCGGTGACGGCAAAGCCCTTGCAGTGCTTGGAGATCTGGTTTTGCGGGCAAATCAAGTTCGCCGCGCCGCCGCGGTCCAGGTGCGGGGCGATAGGGTCTACGCGGCTGCCCTTGGCGATGATCACGCTTCGCTCGGCGACGCGCTCGGAGATGCGCGCACCGCACAGAATCGTGCCGCGGTCGTTGTACACCTTGCAGATGTCGCCATCCTTGATGCCGCGAGCCTCAGCGTCTTCCGGGGCAATCCAGACGGGCTCGTACAGGTAGCCGTCCTTGCCCTTGACCTTGCAGGTCTCGATCTCGCGGAACCACTTGATGTCGTCGCCCTGGACATGCACGCGCCACTTTGCCGGGTTTGCGGTGACCAGCAGCGGGTACTTCTTGCAGCGCTCGCCCCAGAAGGTCTCGTCATGCGTCCAGCCCTCCTCGGCTGGCCCGCCGACGATCCACTTGGCAAGCGGCTGGCGCTCCTTGTCATCGGGGAAGTTGTCCGCAAGCGCCTGGCTCCAGAACTCGAGTTTGCCACTCGGGGTGTCCAGCGGATAGGCCTCGGGATCTTCGTAGAAATTGCGCATGCCCGGAACCATATCTTCCCAGTTCTCCTCGAGCTGGGGATAGTAGTAGCCGCGCTCCTTGTAGTCCTCCCACTCGATCTCCTCGGGCAGGCGCGAGCTCTGGAAGGCGACCTCGAGCCACATGTCGTCGCTCATGCCCTTGTCGATCGCCTCGCGCACGCCGAAGCGCTCGCCAAGAGTGGCGGCAATGTGGAAGTCGGACATGCTCTCGCCACGTGGCTCGATGGCAGGTGGGGTCAGACCGGCGTGTCGCATGGAAACCGTCTGCGAAGAGCCCATGTCGTCGTTGTCCTCGAGGCAGGTGGTGACGGGGAGCACCAGGTCGGCGAACAGCGAGTCATTCTCGAGCCACTGGTGGTTGGTCACGAAGAACTCGACCTCGTCGGTGCGGATGGCGTCCTGGTAGTTGAAGCCGCCGTCCCAGCAGTTCATGTTGCAGGGTTTCTCCGACCACAGCATGTGAACCTTGGAGAAGCGCGGTATATTCTGCTTCTTCTTCTCGTACTCGGCCTCAAGCTCCTCGAGCGTGATGCCGCGCGAGTTAGCCATAGCCGCGTTGGGCGTACCAAGAGCGGTGACGAAACTCTCCTCGGTCGTGGGGTACACGAATTTTTGGAACTGCTCGCTCGTCTCGACGTAGACGATGGAGGGAGAACCCCACCACTCGAGCTTGCCCTTCTGCAGCGCCTCGGCCACAAGGGTGCGCGGAATGGTCTGCGCGCTGGGATAGAACATGCGGCACTGGATTGCCATGGTAAACGGCGCTGACGTGGAACGGCCAATCTTCTCCTTGGCGACGACCAGCGAACCAAGGTGCAGCTGCTGCACACCTGGCTTGCCCAGGCCCTGCATGGCCATGAGATAGGCAGAGGTGCGGGCGGGCTCATGGCTATACGGCGTCTTGATGTGGCCAGAGCTGTAGTGGACGTGTGCGGTCGCCTTCTCCATGACGTTGCGCGCAAAGGCCTTGATTGTCCAAGTCGGAACGCCACAGCGCTCGCTTGCCCACTTGGGATCCTTGACCTCGCCGTCCTCCTTGCCCATGACGTAATCGACGAGCTTATCGAAGTGGATGGCGTGCGTTTCGATGTAGTCCTTGTCGTAGAGTCCCTCGGTGATCAACGTATGGAAGACGCCGAAGTGGAAGGCTGCGTCAGTATTTGGAAGCACCGGGATCCACTTCATGTTGTGGCAGACGTTGGTGTAGTTGCAGAACGGGTCGACGCTCACCATCTCCTTGCCAAGCACCTCGAAGTAATCCATGAGCTGCGAGAGGAAGAGGCTTGCATAGTTGGTAGTGAGCTCCCAGTCGCCAGCATCGAAAAGCAGCATCTGGGAATTCTCCGCAACGTCCTTGATGACGTTCCAGGGGTTGTAGCCGGTCTCAACAGGCGCGGCAAGACCCAGGCCCTTGTTGCAACCGCAACCCCAGACGTGCTTGGCACCCCAGTACCAGCCCTCGACGGAGTCCGGCGTGCGGGTCTCGCGCGTGTAGCCACCCAACTTGTCCATGAGGTTTGCGTGCATGCCGCCGCCGGCGTGCAGGTCCTTGGACTCGCGGTGCCCGTCCTCGCCCACGCAGAAAACAGCGTAGGGGCCGTACGTGTCGATGATGCGCCTGAGCTCGCTCTCCATGATGTCGAGCGCCTCGTCCCAGGAGATCTCGACGAACTTGGACTTGCCGCGGTTGGCCGCGTTGATCTTGGCAGGGTCGCCACCCGGCTCCCAATCGACGCGCTTCAAGGGTTTTAAGACGCGGTTCTTGGAATACACGCGGTTCTTGTAGGCAAGCGCGAAGTAGTTGGGGCAGGTCTTCATCGTCGGCTTGAGCACCTTGCCGTCGACCTCAATCTGCCACATCGACTTTGCCAGCTCTTCTTCGGTATAAGACGTGTCCCTTCGGAACGGCCTGATGCGCACGACCTTGCCATCCATGGTGTCGACTGCGGTGATCTCACCTCCCGTGCCGCCACTAGCGATGCTCTGGAGCGTGGTCTCGATCTTGCTCATAAGCTCTCCCTTCATCCTCTCTTTTCTGCTGCGAAGCCGCCTCATGCAGGCTTTGCCAGCTTTCGGATTCATAGTGAAGAGGAGAGGGGAATGCTTCAATTATCATTGGATGCAATACGTTTGCGTGTCAGGCCGATTGAGGTTCCCCGTATGTGGAAAGGTTACAGAAGGACGCTTGTGTGAAAGAGATGTACTCGCGCGGATTAGCGCGATACGTCATGCCAAAACGCTGATGTAATCGAGCTATAGAACTCCGAAAGATCGGCCGGAGTTATCTCCATGCCATCGCACACCCACTTTTGCATGAGCATGGCTTGCGAGGAGGCGAAGAAGTACGAGGCATAGTCGAGCTTCCATGGCTCGCTGATCGTCGAGACCTTGGGGATGATCTCCATGTTGAGATCGTAGATCGCATGGGTTGCGATGCGCAGGAAGGTGTCATCGGTACCGCGCATCGGACAGATGAGCTTGCGAAAGAAGCCTCCGTTTGCCTTGAGGCGCTCGTACATCTGCTCATTCATGCGCACCATGAGTGGTTCAAGGTCGGCAATCGTAAGGAGTCGGTTGAGGTCGCGGATGGGCTGCACGACGCGGGCATCAAATACGAAGCGCGCCACGTCTTCCTTGTCCTCGAAGTTGGTATAGAAGGTATTGCGCGATACCTTGGCACGCAGGCAGAGTTCATGGACCGTTATCTTACGATACGGCATCTCGTTGAGCATGCCCTCGAGCGCATCGACGACGCGTTGCTGTGCCTCCGTCATGATTTCCAGCCCTTCCCCCATCTCATTGTATCACCGGGGGACAAAGGGCGTTCGCGCACACATGCGGCGTTTTGTTACCCTAAGGCAAAACGACGCGAGGCGGGAAGGGCATCGCCTTGACGGTCGCTCCCCGCAAGCCCGCTTCGCGGTCTTCGCGGCTCGCTCCCTTAACCTCGGCTCTGCTCTCCCCGCCTCGCTCAATTCACCGTCCCGAACCCGCGGACGCAGTGTAGCCTCCGACGCAGAGGCCGCGCATCCACGCGATCCGCGGGGCTCGTTCCCCTAGTCGAGCTGCTTGACGGTCGTGAGTGCGAGCTTGCCGCCGTCATGCAGGACGTCGACACCCGTGAGGTAATCGTGTCCCGGGCCCACCAGCTGCGCGATAAGCACCGCCATCTCCTCGGGCGTGCCGAAGCGGCCAAAGGCGGTGCCCTGCTTGGTCGATTCGGTGTTGCCCGCGCCGCCGCGCAGCATCGGCGTGTCGAACGAGCCGGGCGCAATCGACAGAATGCGCGAGTTGCGCTTGCCAAAGCGCATGGCATTCGCCATCGTGTAGTACATGACGAAGCGCTTGGAACCCGCATAGAACGCGAAGCTGTCGCCCAGCATCTCGGGGAAGGGGTAATCGGTCGATTCCACGACCTTCGTCCACTTCTCGACGAAGCCAGGGTCGTCCGGGTGACTCCACACCTCGATATCGGCGGGTGACGGCTGGTAGAGGTATCCCGTCACTGAAGAGAAGTGCATCATCACGCTGTCGTCCATGTGGGGCAGGAACTCCTCGGTCACGTACACCACGCCAAGCATGTTGATCTGGATGAGCGCGCTATCGGGAACATCGCCCCAGTCGACACCGGCGGCGTTGACCACCGCGCCGATCGGCCCCAGGGACGTGGCATACTCCACGAGCTCCTTGACCGACTGCCTATCGCCCACGTCACACTGCTTGCCATAGACCTCGATGCCATCGGCCTTCAGCTGTTCGAGCGCGTCGGCGAGTCGCTTCTCGTTGCGCCCGGCAATGACGACCGGGCCATACTGTCCCAGCTCCTTGGCGGCAGCCATGCCCATGCCCGAAGTTCCTCCGGGAACAACCTGCACCTTTCCTTCTATGCTCATGACCCAATCCTCTCTAGCCTTGCGCCAGCTCGCCGCCGTCGATGACAAGATGCTGCCCGGTCATCCAGCTCGACGCATCGCTTGCCAAGAACAAGACGCCGTGTGCCATGTCCTTGACCTCGCCAAAGCGGCCCAGCGGAATGTTGGCGAGCATCATCTTGGAAGCTTGCTCGTTATCGACAGCTGCCTGCGTCATATCAGTCGCGACAAGACCTGGATACAGACCATTGATGCGAAGCTTCATGGGCGCAAACGCCTTGCCAAAGTAGGTGACCCAGCCGCGGATGGCGCACTTGCCGGCCGTGTAGGCAGCACTGCCGCTGGCATGCCATGAGGCAAGCGAGCCCACGGGGATGATGGAGCCCACGCCATGCTTGGCGCATTCGGCGTAGCCATGCTTGAGCATCCAGAACACGCCGTCCATGTTGATACCAACCATCTTCTTGTAGTTGTCGGTATCGAAGATCGCATCCATGCCACCAGATGCCGATAAACCGGAAATGCCCGCAGCAAGCACCATGACGTCGAGCCTTCCAAACTTCGCGACGCATGCTTCGATTGCTGCCTTGCACTGCTCTTCGCTCGAGACATCGCACACGGCGTATCCAGCCTCGCCGCCATCGGCCTCGATCTCGGCAACCGCGCTCTTGAGCTGCTCTTCGCGACGTGCCGTCAGGAATACCTTGCAGCCATGCGCGGCGAGGATGCGCGCGGACTCGTTACCGATGCCGTGCGAGCTCGCGCCCGTGATGATCGCCACGCGACCGGTCATATCAAAGGGATCCTTCTCGTAGCTCATGATGAGCCTCCTTTCGCGGGACTCCCGTCCCACCCCATCGCGCCCATGCATGTGAGCACGGGCGCGACATCTTTTGCAAATCGAACGCTACTCGTCCTTGGAAAGCTTCTTCAAACCCAACGCAGCCACGCCCGCGATTACGGCGCAGACGATGGATACCCAGATAGCGATCATGATGCCGCCCATGAGGCCACCGATGCCAATGCATAGCGTGAACACCGCGATGCCGATGGAGCTACCAAGCGTCTGCATCTGCTGGATGACGGAATTGGCCTGGTTGCGAATCTCGGGCTTGAGCTGGACCTGCGGGCCTGCGGAGAACACCGAGCCGCCAGCGCAGTTGTAGACGCCACCAATGAGCATGAAGATGCAGATGAGCCACATCGGGGTCGTCGGCGTCAGGAAGAAGATGAACAGCAGCGCGACGATGATGCGAAAGACCGAGACGACGAGAATCGAGCTCTTGGCAGAGCCGGACTTGCCGATGATCTTGCCGTAGATGGGGCTCAGGAACAGGCCAGCCACCGAATAGCAGGCCATGATAATGCCGGACTCGGTCGTCGATAGACCCATGACCTGGATAACATAGAGCGGCAGGAAGAAGAACAGCGCCATGTTGGCGATGTTCGAGAAGAAGTTCGAGATGATGAAGCACACCGAATTGCGGTCCTTGAAGACACTCAATGGGATGATAGCCGCATCCTTCTTCTTGACGAGCACGACAATGAAGACAACGAAGGCGACGGCCGCAACGACGAACACGATGTTCGAGGGAAGCGTGCCAAAGCGCATGAGGCTCGTGCCAGTGGAAAGCGCAATGACGAAGGCACCCAGGAAGATGGCCATGAAGATGGTGCCGGGCACATCAAAGGCCGCCCTGGTCGATGCGAGGTCGGCCACCTGCTCCTTGGTAACCTTCACGCCAAAAAGCAGAACGATGAGGCCACCAAGCGCCATGATCGGCCAGATGATCCAACACAGCACGCGCCAACCCAAGAAGTCCATGATGACGCCGCCTACGACAGGACCAACAAGCGCGCCAACCATCATGACCGTGCCGCATACGCCCAAATAGGTACCGGCCTTCTCGGGGCCATACATGTCGCGAATCATCGAATATCCCACAACAAACAAGCCCGAGCTCACGAAACCGTAGAAGGTTCCGGTCACGACAATGGTCATCATGTCGGGCGATATGGCCCTGATCAAGATGACAGCTGCGCCGATGAACATGGAAATCGCAAAAATCGGCCGCTTGAGCTGCGGCGACTTAGACGTGAGATAGGCCCATAGCGGCATGACGATGATGCCGCAAACGCCGCCAAGATTCGACGCGAGCGAATAGTAGTCCGTACCGCCAATATCAGCCGCCGCCACTGCTAACAGCGTAGACATCGTGTTGGACTGGATAAGCGAGCCCAAGAGCGCGATGTAGATGCCCACGAGCGTGAGCGTCTTCGCCCGATTGGGCGCGGCGAGAAACGCGTTGGGTTTCTCGGCCTGCACTTCTTTCTCTCCCATCTTTCCTCCTTGAATCCTCGGGCATGAGACGCCGCCCTATGCGATGCGTCTCGCAATGCACCTTTGCCGTCAGACTCCCCGTCTCACGGAAACATTCACGCTGCATTGCCCCATGCACCACCATGCTGCGTGAGAGGAAAAATGCCTAGATAACAAAAGCGGTGGCGCGTTTTTGCGCCCCCGCTATATGGATACATACGTCTATGATGTGGTAACGGTTCAAATAACCGTCACCTGCCCGGTTCACACTTACGCTACTTGTAACTCGGGAACTGGGCCTGATCATTCCTGTCACGCCAATAGCCCAGCGCCAGACGGCTGTAGAGCTCGCCGAGCTTCTCGGGTGGAATCTCCATGCCATCAGATATCCACTTTTGCATGAGCATCGCCTGCGATGAGCCAAAGAAGTATGCCGTGTAGTCCCGTTCCCATGCGGGAAGCTCGGTGCCGCGCTCATCGAGGATCATGAGGTTGTACTCGTAGATGATATTGGTCGCAACGCGCAAAAAGGTATCATCGACTCCGCGCATAGGGCCCACGAGCCGTATGTAGAAGTCCTTTTCGGCAAGCACCGACTGGTAGAGCTTCACGTTGAACATGACCGCATTCTCGACCGCGTAATCACGCGGGAGAAGCTCGCGCAGCTGCGACTGCGTCATCACCACGTCGCGTTTGAATATATGCGCGACCAAAGCTTCCTTGTCGGTGAAGTGCACGTAGAAGGTCTTGCGTGCGATTCCCGCATCCTCGCAAATCGCCGACACCGTGATCTTCTGATAGGACATCCTGGTAAGCAGCGATCTGAAGCTTTTCTCGATCCTCTCCTCGACGTTCATGGCAAACCCCCATCCCCCCAACATGATGCGTATCATTATGGGGGACGGGGGCTCGCCAAAGGCGCTTGATTCCAACTGCGCCATATGTTCGTCCATATCGAGGTTACAAAACCTTCAAACTGTAACCCTTCTAAGCGTTAGACCGTCGCACCGCCACCATTGAAGATGGTCTGACCAGCAATGTACGTACAGGCATCCGAACACAGAAACGCAACCGTGCTCGCGACTTCCTCGGGAATGGAGACGCGCTTCAAGATGGTGTCCTGCACGGTACCCACCATCGAGGCGCGTATGCCCAGATTCTCCTCGGTGGGGTTTTCGAACATGGCGCGCAGCGTCTTCTTGAACATGACGCCTGCCGC is part of the Coriobacteriia bacterium genome and harbors:
- a CDS encoding oxidoreductase, with product MKVFVIDPTRCVGCHDCQIGCKDEHCGNCWMPYAESQPEIGQFWMKVDQKERGHKPHVRVSYTPRLCNHCGNAPCIKAAQNDAVYRRDDGLVIIDPVKAKGQKQIVDACPYDVIYWNEELEIPQKCTGCAHLIDDPEQPIRTPRCVDNCHLDVIRFGEAEDFDLEDMEVLHPEYKTDPHVYYTKLPKRFIAGTLYDPDTEEVVVGAKVTASWAEGEFTTMTDDWGDFWLEDLPAAEWRVDFEKDGKRAFREVDTIKEDKGLGDVAFV
- a CDS encoding dehydrogenase, producing the protein MNPKAGKACMRRLRSRKERMKGELMSKIETTLQSIASGGTGGEITAVDTMDGKVVRIRPFRRDTSYTEEELAKSMWQIEVDGKVLKPTMKTCPNYFALAYKNRVYSKNRVLKPLKRVDWEPGGDPAKINAANRGKSKFVEISWDEALDIMESELRRIIDTYGPYAVFCVGEDGHRESKDLHAGGGMHANLMDKLGGYTRETRTPDSVEGWYWGAKHVWGCGCNKGLGLAAPVETGYNPWNVIKDVAENSQMLLFDAGDWELTTNYASLFLSQLMDYFEVLGKEMVSVDPFCNYTNVCHNMKWIPVLPNTDAAFHFGVFHTLITEGLYDKDYIETHAIHFDKLVDYVMGKEDGEVKDPKWASERCGVPTWTIKAFARNVMEKATAHVHYSSGHIKTPYSHEPARTSAYLMAMQGLGKPGVQQLHLGSLVVAKEKIGRSTSAPFTMAIQCRMFYPSAQTIPRTLVAEALQKGKLEWWGSPSIVYVETSEQFQKFVYPTTEESFVTALGTPNAAMANSRGITLEELEAEYEKKKQNIPRFSKVHMLWSEKPCNMNCWDGGFNYQDAIRTDEVEFFVTNHQWLENDSLFADLVLPVTTCLEDNDDMGSSQTVSMRHAGLTPPAIEPRGESMSDFHIAATLGERFGVREAIDKGMSDDMWLEVAFQSSRLPEEIEWEDYKERGYYYPQLEENWEDMVPGMRNFYEDPEAYPLDTPSGKLEFWSQALADNFPDDKERQPLAKWIVGGPAEEGWTHDETFWGERCKKYPLLVTANPAKWRVHVQGDDIKWFREIETCKVKGKDGYLYEPVWIAPEDAEARGIKDGDICKVYNDRGTILCGARISERVAERSVIIAKGSRVDPIAPHLDRGGAANLICPQNQISKHCKGFAVTGYLAEVQKVTDEEYEGWKRDYPEAFERKYDPATGITRDSWIIEK